A region of Leptospiraceae bacterium DNA encodes the following proteins:
- a CDS encoding YdcF family protein: protein MTGWKNKLLSLIPPLLLWFASSFTVSQALTASLERPFPPKKVSEVEKADAIVILGGMINNLVKHQDIIELGEGADRLVYAVELYREGKAKEIILTGGSGVLFFQKNPEAELAKKMLISLGVAKEHIIIENLSRNTRENALHTSNLLRKQKKNKIILVTSAFHMKRSLALFQKYGLDIIPFPCDYRELTNEFFWDAFVPTTRTLETTSIMLKEHVGYFVYRAMGYF, encoded by the coding sequence ATGACAGGATGGAAAAATAAACTTCTCTCCCTGATTCCTCCATTGTTGCTCTGGTTTGCCTCTTCTTTTACTGTTTCCCAGGCCTTAACTGCATCTTTAGAGAGGCCTTTTCCTCCGAAAAAAGTTTCAGAAGTAGAAAAAGCCGATGCAATAGTCATTCTTGGTGGGATGATTAACAACCTTGTAAAACATCAGGATATTATTGAATTAGGGGAAGGTGCAGATAGACTTGTTTATGCTGTAGAACTTTATCGTGAAGGTAAAGCAAAAGAGATAATACTCACCGGGGGCTCAGGGGTTTTATTCTTTCAAAAAAATCCGGAAGCAGAACTGGCTAAAAAAATGCTTATATCTTTAGGAGTAGCTAAAGAACATATCATTATTGAAAATCTTTCAAGAAATACAAGAGAGAATGCTCTTCATACCAGCAATCTATTGCGAAAACAAAAGAAAAACAAAATCATTCTAGTCACATCTGCTTTCCATATGAAACGTTCTCTGGCTCTTTTTCAAAAATATGGCCTGGATATTATTCCCTTCCCCTGCGACTATCGGGAACTCACAAATGAATTTTTCTGGGATGCTTTTGTACCTACAACCCGTACCCTTGAAACCACATCCATTATGTTAAAAGAGCATGTGGGATATTTTGTATATCGGGCAATGGGTTACTTTTAA